A window of the Sardina pilchardus chromosome 21, fSarPil1.1, whole genome shotgun sequence genome harbors these coding sequences:
- the dok3 gene encoding docking protein 3 — protein MDIVEKEGLVMIQGMKFGKKSWKRTWMILFQPSSSGIGRIELYEVRDGPGTSARPPGLKKMEKRVIRLSDCFSIVLAPEENCPADFSAFDLNTAQRTYTIATPTVEGWHQILCEVAFQKNDGTPDARRTQEDTSMAENELYSSWKSGQYQVKVQQTEAATRCRLAGSYTLCPGTDSLSLLDLDTSKTIYCWPYRLLRRFGTLKEGGVTIEAGRRCESGEGHFTFLSKQGSDIYRTMDEAIALQTRQLEPRPAPPPEPVTPTPIPKPPSFDKSRGSTVPPTLPRWNISLPELPTRPQPPPASPPKDVYSVIEMQPSPRAQPKPPRMTLSMLPSLPSRDSREEAEDERYTSVGSESGHQPDDDSMVYSKLSGMEDCYEDASNSQEQDCVYSRVLDHPSLPPPPTLRRSPVRTPEERVVVVEEDGEEEEEERERSEEGGAHVITTTSEIPVNFKQTLANILFKDRAKLQIHPTLPTERTDSDDAIYPKNFDM, from the exons ATGGATATTGTAGAAAAAGAAGGCCTGGTAATGATTCAAGGAATGAAATTTGGGAAG AAGTCTTGGAAAAGGACTTGGATGATACTTTTCCAGCCCAGTTCTTCTGGCATCGGCCGGATAGAGCTGTACGAGGTGCGGGATGGGCCTGGGACTTCAGCCAGGCCTCCGGGCCTGaagaagatggagaagagagtcATCCGTCTCTCTGACTGCTTCAGCATCGTCCTGGCCCCGGAGGAGAACTGCCCGGCCGACTTCAGCGCCTTCGACCTGAACACTGCCCAGCGCACCTACACCATCGCCACGCCGACGGTCGAAGGCTGGCACCAGATTCTTTGTGAAGTGGCATTTCAG AAAAATGATGGGACTCCAGATGCAAGGAGAACACAGGAGGACACCTCCATGGCAGAAAATGAACTCTATTCAAGTTGGaagtcag GTCAGTatcaggtcaaagttcaacagaCAGAGGCTGCGACGCGGTGTCGTTTGGCAGGCAGCTATACTCTCTGTCCCGGCACAGATTCCCTGTCTCTCCTGGACCTCGACACTTCAAAGACCATCTATTGCTGGCCCTACCGACTCTTACGCAGATTTGGGACTTTGAAG GAGGGAGGGGTTACAATTGAGGCTGGCAGGCGCTGTGAATCTGGGGAGGGCCACTTTACTTTCTTATCAAAGCAAGGGTCGGACATTTACCGGACCATGGATGAGGCCATTGCCCTTCAAACCAGACAACTGGAGCCCAGGCCAGCCCCACCCCCAGAGCCTGTGACTCCGACGCCTATCCCCAAACCCCCGTCCTTCGACAAGTCCAGGGGCTCCACGGTGCCCCCGACGCTGCCACGCTGGAACATCTCCCTGCCAGAGCTCCCCACCAGGCCCCAACCGCCACCCGCCAGCCCCCCGAAGGACGTCTACTCCGTCATCGAGATGCAGCCAAGTCCGAGGGCCCAGCCCAAACCGCCCAGGATGACGCTCAGCATGCTCCCGAGCCTGCCGTCCCGGGACAGCAGGGAGGAGGCCGAGGACGAGAGGTACACCTCCGTCGGGAGCGAATCTGGCCACCAGCCCGACGACGATTCTATGGTTTACTCTAAGCTGAGCGGTATGGAGGACTGTTACGAGGACGCGTCTAACAGCCAGGAGCAGGATTGTGTCTACAGCAGGGTGCTGGATCAtccatcccttcctcctcccccgaCCTTGAGAAGAAGTCCGGTCAGAACACCagaggagagggtggtggtggtggaggaggacggggaggaggaggaggaggagagggagaggagtgaagaAGGAGGCGCTCACGttatcaccaccacctccgagATCCCTGTCAACTTCAAACAAACACTCGCAAACATCCTGTTCAAAGACCGGGCCAAGCTCCAGATCCACCCAACTCTCCCCACAGAAAGAACAGACTCGGATGACGCCATTTATCCAAAAAACTTTGACATGTGA